One Rhodoferax sp. GW822-FHT02A01 genomic window, ACCTCACCGTGTACGACAACCTAGCGTTCCCGTTGCGCTCACCCCTGCGCAAGACCAATGAGGCTGACGTCAAGGCCAAGGTACTGGAAGTGGCGCGCATGCTGCGCATGGAAGACAAGCTGCAGAACCCGGCCACCAAGCTCTCGGGCGGGCAGATGCAGCGCGTGGCCATAGGCCGCGCCCTGGTGCGCAGCCCCTCGGTGTATCTGATGGACGAGCCCCTGTCGTCGCTGGATGCCAAGCTGCGCAACGACCTGCGCCTGGAGCTCAAGCGCATCCAGCAGGACACTGGCGCCACCTTGCTCTATGTGACGCATGACCAAGTGGAGGCGCTAACGCTGGCCAACCGCATCGGTGTGCTGGACCATGGCCGCCTGGTACAGCTGGGCACGCCGCAGCAGGTCTACCAGGACCCGGACACGGTGGCCGTTGCCAGCCGTCTGGGCTCGCCGCGCATCAACCTGATCGCACGCTCCGGCCTGCCGCAGCTTGTGATGCCCGCCAGCGTGCAGACCGTGGGTGTTCGCGCGGAACACATGCACATCCATCCGGTCGGCTCCGCCGTGTCCGCGGGCGTGCCGGCACAGGTGATACGGCTGGAGCGCTTAAGTGACCAGCATCTGGTGCATCTGCGCCTGCTGGACAGCGCGCAGGAGTTGATCGCCTCCATCGGCCCCGGCCAGATTGCAGAGACCGGACAGGATGTGCTGATTGAGATGACCCAATGCCTTTGGTTTGATGCAGCAGACCAACGGGTTCGACCATGACTCTTAGGAACAGGTAAACCACCATGCCATTGAAGCCACTGATTCACAACGCGACCCAAACGCTGGTCGACCATCTGGACGAGTTGACCGCGCTGGACCAGGCCATCGGTGATGGCGACCACGGCCTCAACATGAAGCGCGGCGCGCAGGCCATCCAGGCCAAGTTGCCGGAGCTTTCCGGCCTGCCGCTCAACGAGGCCCTCAAGGCCATGGGCAAGATTTGCGTGGCCATGATTGGCGGCTCATCCGGGCCGGTGTTCGGCACCCTGCTCATCACGCTGGGCAAGGAGCTGCCGTCGCAAGCCACCGCTGCAGACCTGGCCGTGGCGCTGCGCCAGGGCATAGAAGCGCTCACCCGCCTGGGCAAGGCCGAGGTCGGTCAGAAGACCCTGCTGGACGTGCTGGACCCGGTGCAAAAAGTGCTGGCCCAGGGCGGCCCCGATCTGCTGGCGCGCGTGCGCCAATGTGCCTTCGACAGCGCACTGGCCACCGCCGACATGGATGCCACGCGGGGCCGATCCTCCTTTCTGGGCGACCGCGCCAAGGGCCATGTGGACCCGGGCTCGCGCTCCATGGCCTTGATCATCGGCGCGCTTTGTGACACGCTGGCGCAGGCCTGATTCCCCCCATTTCAACTACCTCTTTGGACCGGCTATGAAAAACTTGATGAACAACGTGGAAACCGTGTTGCAGGAATCGCTGGACGGCTTTGCCGCGGCGCACAGCAACATCGTGACCCTGGGTGCGGAGCGCGAGTTCGTGCGGCGCAAGACCTGCAAGCCCGGCAAGGTGGCGCTGATCTCCGGAGGCGGTGCGGGGCATGAACCCTTGCACGCAGGCTTTGTGGGCCACGGCATGCTGGACGCGGCCTGCCCGGGCCAGATCTTCACCTCGCCCACGCCCAACCAGATGCTCAACGCGGCACAGGCGGTGGACGGTGGCGTCGGTGTGCTGTTCATCGTCAAGAACTACTCCGGCGACATGATGAATTTCCAGATGGCATCCGACATGCTGGACCAGGAGAACGCAATCGTCATCGTCAACGACGACGTGGCCGTGGAAGACTCCACCTACACCACGGGTAGGCGCGGTGTGGCCGGCACACTCATCATCGAAAAAATCCTGGGTGCCGCAGCGGAGCGTGGTGACAGCCTGGAGCAACTGCAGGCCCTGGGCAATGCCGTCAACAAGGCCACCGCCTCCATGGGCGTCGCATTGACATCCTGCACCGTGCCCGCCGCAGGCAAGCCCACCTTCCAGATCGGCATGCACGAGATGGAAGTGGGCGTGGGCATCCACGGTGAGCCCGGTCGGCGCCGTGTGCCGCTGGCCAGTGCCGATGACATTGCGGAAGAGCTCACCAGCGCGGTGCTCAAGGACCTGGCCCTCACGGCAGGCCAGGAAGTCATCCTCCTGGTCAATGGCTTTGGCGGCACGCCCATGCTGGAGTTGTACCTCATGGTCAACGCCGCACGTGGTGTGCTGGAGCGCCATGGTGTGAAGGTGGTGCGTTATCTCACCGGTTCCTATGTGACCTCGCTGGAAATGGCGGGCTGTTCCATCACCGTGACAGCGGCCAATTCGGAGTTTCTGGAACTTTGGGATGCACCGGTGCACACGGCGGCGCTGCGCTGGGGGATGTAGAGGCGTTGACCTGTGCGGACTCTCAGCTCAGGCCGCTCACGGGCAGTGCTGCACCGTGCACGGCGCGGGCCGCGTCCGATGCCAGAAAGGCGATAACCTGCGCCAGGTCTTGCGGGGAAACCCAGCGCGCTGGATCGGCATTCGGCATGGAGGCCCGGTTCTCCGGGGTGTCGATGATAGAAGGCAGCACGCAGTTGACGCGGATGTTTTGCTCCCGCAATTCAGCGGCCATCGATTCGGTCAGGCGGATGACCGCACTTTTGGTGGCGCAGTAGGCTCCCATCTGCGCGGCCCCGCTCAGTGCCGACCGGGCCCCGACATTGACGATGCAGCCACTGCCTGCAGTTTGCATTTTGGGCACGACTGCACGAACCATGTTCAAGAGGGTACGGACATTGATGTCCATGAGGAAGTCCCAGTCGCCAGTGGAAGTGGTGTGCACGGCATTGCCCATGCGGAATCCGCCTGCCAGGTTGCACAGCACGTCAATGCGCCCGAATTGCTTTTCGACGGCCAGAACCGCCGCATCCACCTGTGCGGAATCCAGCAGATTGACAGCTTCCAGCACGCGCCTATCGGTTGCCTGCCCGTAGCGTTGCGTCAATGCATCGCGCTTCAAGTCCAGCAACACCAGGTTGGCACCGGAAGCGAAAAACAAGTCGGCCACGGCGCCGCCAAGATTGCCCGCTGCGCCGGTGATCACTACCGTTTTGTTTGAAAAGTCCATGTCACTTCGCTCCTCGTCGTGCATCATGGTAACGGCCGGTACCGTGCGTTAGCACCACGTCTTGTGGCAACACCTGCTCCGGGGCGAATTCCTGCTGGTTTTTCACCTGCTCGTACAAGGGGCCAAAGTCAATGGTGGCCAATTCCAGCAGCTCGTCGAAGCTGTTGATCACGAAATAGGTTTCCTGGAAATCGTCAATGCGATAGTGGGTGCGCATGACGCGTGGCAGATCAAAGCGCAATCGGTTGGGCGACGTATCTTCGAGCGCAAAGATGCTTTCCGATGGAGATGAGGCGATGCCTGCCCCATAGATGCGCAAACCGTCCTTTTGCTGCACCAGACCAAACTCGACGGTGTACCAATACACCCGTGCCAGCTTGTCGAGTGCGCCCAGTTTCCGGGCGCGCAGTCCACCGACGCCATAGGCCTGGATGTAGTCGGCAATGGCAGGATTCATCAGCATGGGAACATGACCGAACACGTCGTGAAATACATCGGGCTCTTCCAGGTAGTCCAGCTCATGCGGCTTGCGGATGAAGTGACCGGCCGGGAACCGCCGGTTGGCCAGGTGTTCAAAAAATACCTCGTCGGGGACCAAGCCAGGCACCGCCACCACTTGCCACCCGGTGCGCCGCATCAGTACATCGTTCAAGCGCCTGAACTCGGGAATGGCGTCTGCCCCGATCGGCAAATCACGCATGCCTTGCACGAACTCGTCGCAGGCGCGTCCCGGCAGAAGCCGGGTCTGGCGCTCGTACAAGGTTTTCCAGGTTGCGTGTTCCTCGGGGGTGTAGCGTTCCCAGCCCTGGTCGATGGTCCAGTCGGCTCGCTCGGGCGCAATGTCATTTCCTGCGGCCAGGCCGTGCTTTTGGGAAGAAGAGCTTGTAGATGGGTTCATGGTGGTGATTACCTCGAAAGACCTGCAAAGGCCGTGTCAATGCTGTGTGCCAGATCCAGGTCGCGCTGCGACAGCCCCTGC contains:
- a CDS encoding ABC transporter ATP-binding protein — its product is MADLRLQGVSKHFGAHAAVSDLNLDVASGEFVVLLGPSGAGKTTTLRLVAGLERPDSGSVWIDGRDVTHTAPALRDVTFVFQQYSLYPHLTVYDNLAFPLRSPLRKTNEADVKAKVLEVARMLRMEDKLQNPATKLSGGQMQRVAIGRALVRSPSVYLMDEPLSSLDAKLRNDLRLELKRIQQDTGATLLYVTHDQVEALTLANRIGVLDHGRLVQLGTPQQVYQDPDTVAVASRLGSPRINLIARSGLPQLVMPASVQTVGVRAEHMHIHPVGSAVSAGVPAQVIRLERLSDQHLVHLRLLDSAQELIASIGPGQIAETGQDVLIEMTQCLWFDAADQRVRP
- the dhaL gene encoding dihydroxyacetone kinase subunit DhaL, producing MPLKPLIHNATQTLVDHLDELTALDQAIGDGDHGLNMKRGAQAIQAKLPELSGLPLNEALKAMGKICVAMIGGSSGPVFGTLLITLGKELPSQATAADLAVALRQGIEALTRLGKAEVGQKTLLDVLDPVQKVLAQGGPDLLARVRQCAFDSALATADMDATRGRSSFLGDRAKGHVDPGSRSMALIIGALCDTLAQA
- the dhaK gene encoding dihydroxyacetone kinase subunit DhaK, producing the protein MKNLMNNVETVLQESLDGFAAAHSNIVTLGAEREFVRRKTCKPGKVALISGGGAGHEPLHAGFVGHGMLDAACPGQIFTSPTPNQMLNAAQAVDGGVGVLFIVKNYSGDMMNFQMASDMLDQENAIVIVNDDVAVEDSTYTTGRRGVAGTLIIEKILGAAAERGDSLEQLQALGNAVNKATASMGVALTSCTVPAAGKPTFQIGMHEMEVGVGIHGEPGRRRVPLASADDIAEELTSAVLKDLALTAGQEVILLVNGFGGTPMLELYLMVNAARGVLERHGVKVVRYLTGSYVTSLEMAGCSITVTAANSEFLELWDAPVHTAALRWGM
- a CDS encoding SDR family NAD(P)-dependent oxidoreductase translates to MDFSNKTVVITGAAGNLGGAVADLFFASGANLVLLDLKRDALTQRYGQATDRRVLEAVNLLDSAQVDAAVLAVEKQFGRIDVLCNLAGGFRMGNAVHTTSTGDWDFLMDINVRTLLNMVRAVVPKMQTAGSGCIVNVGARSALSGAAQMGAYCATKSAVIRLTESMAAELREQNIRVNCVLPSIIDTPENRASMPNADPARWVSPQDLAQVIAFLASDAARAVHGAALPVSGLS
- the phhA gene encoding phenylalanine 4-monooxygenase, with the protein product MNPSTSSSSQKHGLAAGNDIAPERADWTIDQGWERYTPEEHATWKTLYERQTRLLPGRACDEFVQGMRDLPIGADAIPEFRRLNDVLMRRTGWQVVAVPGLVPDEVFFEHLANRRFPAGHFIRKPHELDYLEEPDVFHDVFGHVPMLMNPAIADYIQAYGVGGLRARKLGALDKLARVYWYTVEFGLVQQKDGLRIYGAGIASSPSESIFALEDTSPNRLRFDLPRVMRTHYRIDDFQETYFVINSFDELLELATIDFGPLYEQVKNQQEFAPEQVLPQDVVLTHGTGRYHDARRGAK